A stretch of the Malus sylvestris chromosome 10, drMalSylv7.2, whole genome shotgun sequence genome encodes the following:
- the LOC126584788 gene encoding putative glycosyltransferase 7, with amino-acid sequence MGSSEFSLFQQSPKRSAFHKAPSLIADGFLFVGGASLALSVVWALLTFINPTTISLDSIIAWNAGPCGPDLSSDSPEPTFYDDENLSYAFGEPVKDWDSKRREWLKLHPSFAAGAAADNRVLLVTGSQPTVCKNPVGDHLQLRFFKNKVDYCRIHGHDIFYNSVLLDPNGTGFWAKYPLLRAAMLAHPESEWIWWVDSDAVLTDMEFKLPLERYKDHNLVVHGWWNMVYEQKSWTSLNAGVLLIRNCQWSLSLLDKWASMGPQGPNPEKWGKIQKSLIKDKAYPGSDDQSALIYLLIKEKSRWAAKIYLESEYNLHGYWLGIVDGLDGISKGYMEVDREVDLLRRRHAEKVSLFYGQMREKYMRERGIWRENKRRPFVTHFTGCEPCSGEHNGMYTWEACWNGMQKALNFADNQVLRRFGFVHPDLLNSSLVSPLPFDFPDA; translated from the coding sequence ATGGGTTCCTCAGAATTCTCTCTCTTCCAACAATCACCAAAACGATCCGCTTTCCACAAAGCCCCTTCCCTAATAGCAGATGGCTTTCTCTTCGTCGGCGGTGCATCATTGGCTCTCTCTGTGGTCTGGGCTCTCCTAACCTTCATCAACCCCACCACCATTAGCTTGGACAGCATCATCGCCTGGAACGCGGGTCCATGCGGACCCGACTTGAGCTCCGACTCGCCGGAGCCCACGTTCTACGACGACGAAAATCTCAGCTACGCGTTTGGGGAGCCAGTGAAGGATTGGGACTCGAAGCGCAGAGAGTGGCTGAAGCTGCACCCTTCATTCGCCGCCGGAGCCGCCGCGGATAACAGGGTTCTTCTGGTAACTGGGTCCCAGCCCACCGTGTGCAAAAACCCAGTTGGTGACCACTTACAGCTGAGGTTCTTCAAGAACAAAGTTGATTACTGTAGGATTCATGGGCACGACATATTTTACAACAGTGTTTTGTTGGATCCCAATGGTACTGGATTTTGGGCCAAATACCCGCTATTGAGGGCGGCTATGTTGGCTCATCCCGAGTCCGAGTGGATCTGGTGGGTCGACTCAGACGCGGTTCTCACCGACATGGAGTTCAAGCTTCCGTTGGAGAGGTACAAAGACCATAACTTGGTCGTGCATGGGTGGTGGAACATGGTGTATGAGCAGAAGAGCTGGACGAGCCTCAACGCTGGGGTTTTGTTGATAAGAAACTGTCAGTGGTCATTGAGCTTGCTGGATAAGTGGGCCAGCATGGGTCCACAGGGTCCGAATCCTGAAAAATGGGGGAAGATCCAAAAGTCCCTGATCAAGGACAAGGCGTATCCGGGCTCTGACGATCAGTCGGCTCTGATTTATCTCCTGATCAAGGAGAAGTCGAGATGGGCGGCTAAGATTTACTTAGAGAGCGAGTACAACTTGCATGGATACTGGCTGGGGATAGTGGACGGGCTTGATGGGATAAGCAAAGGGTACATGGAGGTTGACAGGGAGGTGGATTTGCTGAGGAGGAGGCATGCTGAGAAGGTCAGCTTGTTTTATGGTCAAATGAGAGAGAAgtacatgagagagagagggatttgGAGAGAGAATAAGAGGAGGCCATTTGTGACACATTTCACAGGGTGTGAGCCGTGCAGTGGAGAGCACAATGGAATGTACACTTGGGAGGCTTGTTGGAATGGGATGCAAAAAGCTTTGAATTTTGCAGATAATCAAGTGCTTAGGAGATTTGGGTTTGTTCATCCAGACCTACTCAATTCATCTTTGGTTTCTcctttgccatttgatttccCAGATGCTTGA
- the LOC126586096 gene encoding protein PAT1 homolog, producing the protein MEGFESRDSNQEAASSIPQDLNHLQLNSSGEVFDASQYAFFGKDSVEEVELGGLDEEEEAPVDEEEFLYNRQEGDISLSDIDDLSLTFEKLHKDVSGPRSAGVIGDRGSRESSSAAEWAQEHFPNWIDEEILDAESTEGGKRWSSHPYSSAHPTELMPPLCRTSSYPEPQQQQLQQQHHQHFSSEPILVPKSVFTSYPPPGGRPQQASPNRQASHLNPYLSGGPQGGLSSPNLSPYSSSQLQLNGLPHGSHFGGNLPQLNPGLSNSRPQKQRANQSGVYGDHPGLMNNLLQQQLAHQNGLMPPQLMHQQQSQPLAHQNGLMPPQLMHQQQSQPQDPRLHHPVQPPFNHLPAMQSQLFNPHLSASPPLMSKFEAMLGMGDLGDQGPKLAQKGRPNMRFSQHGFDTASHRREGGWPQFRSKYMTAEEIENILRMQLAATHSNDPYVDDYYHQFCLARKSAGAKLKHHFCPTQLRDLPPRARANTEPHAFLQVDALGRVPFSSIRRPRPLLEVEPPNSSSPGNTEQKVSEKPLEQEPMLGARVAIEDGLCLLLDVDDIDRFLQFNQLQDGGTQLRRRRQALLEGLAGSLQLVDPLGNNGPTVGLHKDDLVFLRLVSLPKGRKLLAKYLQLLFQGGELMRVVCMAIFRHLRFLFGSYPTDPGAIETTSVLARVVSSCARGMDLGALSACLAAVVCSSEQPPLRPLGSPAGDGASLILNSVLERATELLTDPHAASNYNMTNRQLWQASFDEFFGLLTKYCVNKYDTVMQSLLTQAPPNVTVIGSDAARAIGREMPVELLRASLPHTDEHQRLLLLDFTQRSMPIGASNSRDGGNGAHMNSESVLS; encoded by the exons TAGACAAGAG GGTGACATATCTCTATCTGATATTGATGACCTATCATTAACCTTTGAAAAG TTACACAAGGATGTTAGTGGACCTAGGAGTGCTGGAGTAATTGGTGATAGAGGATCCAGAGAAA GTTCATCTGCCGCTGAGTGGGCGCAGGAGCATTTCCCTAACTGGATTGATGAAGAGATACTTGATGCTGAAAGCACTGAGGGCGGGAAACGATGGTCTTCACACCCATATTCTTCAGCTCATCCCACAGAGTTGATGCCGCCTTTGTGCAGAACTTCTTCATATCCTGAGCCCCAACAACAGCAGCTACAGCAGCAGCACCATCAACATTTTTCCAGTGAACCAATTCTGGTGCCGAAATCAGTTTTCACTTCTTATCCGCCTCCTGGTGGCAGACCTCAGCAGGCTTCGCCGAACCGCCAAGCAAGCCACCTGAACCCATATCTTTCTGGTGGACCCCAGGGGGGATTATCTTCACCAAATCTATCTCCTTACTCTAGTTCTCAACTTCAACTGAATGGATTACCTCATGGATCACATTTTGGGGGAAATTTGCCTCAGCTTAACCCTGGTCTGTCTAATAGCCGACCCCAAAAGCAACGGGCCAATCAAAGTGGTGTTTATGGAGATCATCCTGGTCTTATGAACAATTTGTTGCAACAACAGCTAGCTCATCAGAATGGTTTAATGCCTCCACAATTGATGCATCAGCAACAGTCACAACCACTAGCTCATCAGAATGGTTTAATGCCTCCACAATTGATGCATCAGCAACAGTCACAACCTCAGGACCCTAGACTGCATCATCCAGTTCAGCCACCGTTTAATCATTTGCCGGCAATGCAGTCTCAACTATTTAACCCCCATCTTTCTGCATCCCCGCCCTTGATGAGCAAGTTTGAAGCAATGCTTGGTATGGGTGATCTTGGAGATCAAGGGCCAAAATTAGCTCAGAAAGGTAGACCAAATATGCGTTTTTCTCAACATGGATTTGATACAGCTAGCCACAGGAGGGAAGGTGGGTGGCCACAATTTAGGTCTAAGTATATGACAGCTGAAGAAATTGAAAATATACTCCGAATGCAGCTAGCTGCGACACACAGCAATGACCCATATGTGGATGATTACTACCACCAGTTTTGCCTTGCAAGAAAATCTGCTGGGGCCAAGTTGAAACACCATTTCTGCCCAACTCAATTAAGGGATCTTCCTCCTCGAGCACGAGCTAATACTGAACCACATGCTTTTCTCCAGGTTGATGCTCTTGGGAGGGTCCCCTTTTCCTCAATACGTAGGCCTCGCCCTCTTCTTGAAGTTGAGCCTCCAAATTCATCTAGCCCTGGCAACACTGAACAAAAGGTTTCTGAGAAGCCGCTAGAACAGGAGCCAATGCTTGGTGCTAGGGTTGCAATTGAGGATGGGCTTTGTCTTCTCCTGGATGTGGATGACATTGATCGTTTTCTGCAATTCAATCAACTCCAAGATGGTGGAACCCAGTTGAGGCGTAGGCGGCAGGCCTTGCTTGAAGGACTTGCAGGATCTCTTCAATTGGTTGACCCACTCGGGAACAATGGCCCCACAGTTGGGCTTCATAAGGATGATCTTGTATTTCTAAGGTTAGTCTCACTTCCCAAGGGCCGGAAGCTCCTGGCAAAGTACCTGCAGCTTTTATTTCAAGGTGGTGAGCTCATGCGAGTAGTCTGTATGGCCATCTTTCGTCATTTAAGGTTCTTGTTTGGTAGCTACCCTACTGATCCAGGGGCTATAGAAACTACAAGTGTTCTTGCAAGGGTTGTTTCATCATGTGCTCGAGGTATGGACCTTGGTGCACTTAGTGCCTGTCTTGCAGCAGTGGTTTGTTCCTCAGAGCAACCCCCCCTTCGCCCCCTTGGAAGCCCCGCAGGAGATGGGGCCTCTCTTATCCTCAATTCAGTTCTTGAGAGGGCAACTGAACTCTTAACTGATCCTCATGCTGCAAGCAACTACAATATGACCAATCGCCAACTTTGGCAGGCCtcctttgatgaattctttggCCTTCTGACCAAGTattgtgtaaataaatatgaTACAGTTATGCAGTCACTGCTAACGCAGGCCCCTCCGAATGTGACTGTTATTGGCTCAGATGCAGCCAGAGCTATTGGTCGTGAAATGCCAGTTGAGCTGTTGCGTGCTAGCCTTCCTCACACTGATGAGCATCAGAGACTACTGTTGTTGGACTTCACGCAGCGGTCTATGCCCATAGGAGCATCTAACAGTCGTGATGGGGGAAATGGTGCTCACATGAATTCAGAGTCTGTGCTGAGCTGA